A single region of the Streptomyces sp. AM 4-1-1 genome encodes:
- the glpX gene encoding class II fructose-bisphosphatase, giving the protein MSEHHLPSQLEVSPEAPDRNLAMELVRVTEAAAMAAGRWVGRGDKIGADGAAVKAMRTLVSTVSMNGIVVIGEGEKDEAPMLFNGERVGDGTGAEVDIAVDPIDGTTLNAKGMPNAIAVLAAADRGAMFDPSAVFYMDKLVTGPEAADFVDINAPVSVNIRRVAKAKNSTPEDVTVVILDRPRHEGVVKEIRETGARIKFISDGDVAGSIMAAREGTGVDLLMGIGGTPEGIISACAIKCLGGVIQGKLWPKDAAERQRALDAGHDLDRVLSTDDLVSGDNVFFVATGITDGELLRGVRYRSETATTESLVMRSKSGTIRRIDSTHRLSKLRAYSAIDFDRAK; this is encoded by the coding sequence ATGTCCGAACATCATCTGCCGTCCCAACTGGAGGTCTCCCCGGAGGCCCCGGACCGCAACCTCGCCATGGAACTGGTCCGGGTCACCGAGGCCGCGGCCATGGCCGCCGGGCGCTGGGTCGGGCGCGGTGACAAGATCGGCGCCGACGGCGCCGCGGTGAAGGCCATGCGCACCCTCGTCTCCACCGTCTCGATGAACGGCATCGTCGTCATCGGTGAGGGCGAGAAGGACGAGGCGCCCATGCTCTTCAACGGCGAACGGGTCGGCGACGGCACCGGCGCCGAGGTCGACATCGCGGTCGACCCGATCGACGGCACCACGCTCAACGCCAAGGGCATGCCGAACGCCATCGCCGTACTGGCCGCCGCGGACCGCGGTGCCATGTTCGACCCGTCCGCGGTCTTCTACATGGACAAGCTGGTCACCGGCCCCGAGGCCGCCGACTTCGTCGACATCAACGCGCCCGTCTCGGTGAACATCCGGCGCGTCGCGAAGGCCAAGAATTCCACCCCCGAGGACGTCACCGTCGTCATCCTCGACCGCCCCCGGCACGAAGGTGTGGTCAAGGAGATCCGTGAGACGGGCGCGCGGATCAAGTTCATCTCCGACGGCGATGTGGCCGGGTCGATCATGGCCGCCCGCGAGGGGACCGGCGTCGACCTGCTGATGGGCATCGGCGGTACGCCGGAGGGCATCATCTCGGCGTGCGCCATAAAGTGCCTCGGCGGGGTCATCCAGGGCAAGCTGTGGCCCAAGGACGCGGCCGAACGGCAGCGGGCCCTGGACGCGGGGCACGACCTGGACCGGGTGCTGTCGACGGACGACCTCGTCTCGGGCGACAACGTGTTCTTCGTCGCGACCGGCATCACGGACGGCGAACTGCTGCGGGGGGTGCGTTACCGCTCGGAGACGGCGACCACCGAATCGCTGGTCATGCGGTCCAAGTCCGGCACGATCCGGCGGATCGACTCCACGCACCGGCTGTCGAAGCTGCGCGCGTACAGCGCGATCGACTTCGACCGCGCGAAG
- a CDS encoding DUF4245 domain-containing protein, whose protein sequence is MASKRGKQTAWDMILSLAVIAAVAGVAYIFIPHDDKADPVKTVDYRVELQTVRRAAPYPVAAPTGLSPEWRATSVSYDHQGGSGWHLGFRDPDGRYVAVEQSTLSPAKKYVGEVSQKAENTGRTEQVGGQTWQRWEGPKYDALVREDKGSTTVVTGSASPERLAEMAAALRTS, encoded by the coding sequence GTGGCAAGCAAGCGAGGCAAGCAGACAGCGTGGGACATGATCCTGTCGTTGGCGGTCATCGCCGCCGTCGCGGGAGTCGCCTACATCTTCATCCCGCACGACGACAAGGCCGACCCCGTGAAGACGGTGGACTACCGCGTGGAGCTCCAGACCGTCCGCCGCGCCGCGCCCTACCCGGTGGCCGCGCCGACCGGCCTGTCGCCGGAGTGGCGGGCCACCTCGGTCTCGTACGACCATCAGGGCGGCAGCGGCTGGCACCTGGGCTTCCGGGACCCGGACGGCAGATACGTGGCGGTGGAGCAGTCCACCCTGTCCCCGGCGAAGAAGTACGTCGGTGAGGTCAGCCAGAAGGCCGAGAACACCGGGCGCACGGAGCAGGTGGGCGGTCAGACCTGGCAGCGCTGGGAGGGGCCGAAGTACGACGCGCTGGTGCGCGAGGACAAGGGCTCGACCACGGTCGTCACGGGTTCCGCGTCACCGGAGCGACTGGCGGAGATGGCCGCCGCGCTGAGGACGTCCTGA
- a CDS encoding malonic semialdehyde reductase encodes MSLALDPAAQDLLFREARTANTFTDEPVTDEQVQAIYDLVKYGPTAFNQSPLRVVLIRSAEARERLLPYMAEGNRPKTATAPLVAILAADNEFHEELPALLPHFPQAKDAFFSERPVREQAAGLNGALQAAYFIIGIRAAGLAAGPMNGYDAAGIQKEFLDDDHSPLMVVNIGKPGEDAWFPRLPRLAYDEVVKTV; translated from the coding sequence ATGTCTCTCGCCCTTGACCCCGCCGCCCAGGACCTCCTCTTCCGTGAGGCCCGCACCGCCAACACCTTCACCGATGAGCCGGTGACCGACGAGCAGGTGCAGGCGATCTACGATCTGGTCAAGTACGGCCCGACCGCGTTCAACCAGTCCCCCCTGCGTGTCGTCCTGATCCGCTCCGCCGAGGCCCGCGAGCGCCTTCTTCCGTACATGGCCGAGGGCAACCGGCCGAAGACCGCCACCGCCCCGCTGGTCGCGATCCTCGCCGCCGACAACGAGTTCCACGAGGAACTTCCCGCGCTGCTCCCGCACTTCCCGCAGGCCAAGGACGCGTTCTTCTCCGAGCGCCCGGTCCGTGAGCAGGCCGCCGGTCTCAACGGCGCGCTCCAGGCCGCGTACTTCATCATCGGCATCCGCGCCGCCGGTCTGGCCGCGGGTCCGATGAACGGTTACGACGCCGCGGGCATCCAGAAGGAGTTCCTGGACGACGACCACTCCCCGCTGATGGTCGTCAACATCGGCAAGCCCGGCGAGGACGCGTGGTTCCCGCGCCTGCCGCGCCTGGCCTACGACGAGGTCGTCAAGACCGTCTGA
- a CDS encoding exodeoxyribonuclease VII small subunit — translation MDRTDDATTAAAATGTLGYEQARDELVEVVRRLEAGGTTLEESLALWERGEELAKVCRRWLEGARARLDAALTGPAEPDNGSAGDAGRADG, via the coding sequence ATGGACAGGACCGACGACGCAACGACGGCGGCCGCCGCCACGGGGACGCTCGGATACGAACAGGCTCGGGACGAGCTGGTCGAGGTCGTACGCCGGTTGGAGGCGGGCGGTACCACCCTGGAGGAGTCGCTGGCCCTCTGGGAACGGGGCGAGGAGCTGGCGAAGGTGTGCCGGCGCTGGCTGGAGGGCGCACGGGCCCGGCTGGACGCCGCCCTGACGGGACCGGCGGAGCCGGACAACGGCTCGGCGGGCGACGCGGGCCGCGCTGACGGCTGA
- the xseA gene encoding exodeoxyribonuclease VII large subunit — MALNTSAEAPLPVGEVSRLIGGWIDRLGAVWVEGQITQLSRRPGAGVVFLTLRDPSQDISVGVTCFRQVFDRIADVVSEGARVVVLAKPEWYGPRGQLSLRATEIRPVGIGELLVRLEQLKKSLTGEGLFAPERRKPLPFLPQLIGLVCGRASAAERDVLENARRRWPAVRFEVRNTAVQGVHAVDQVVSAVRELDGLPEVDVIIVARGGGSVEDLLPFSDEELIRTVAACRTPVVSAIGHEPDTPLLDLVADLRASTPTDAAKKVVPDVGEELARVQQLRDRALRAVRGLLDREERGLAHALGRPSMERPHRLVDERASEVDALIGRSRRVLGHLLDRADSELAHTRARVVALSPAATLERGYAVLQRADGHVVRSPGDAGAAGDALRARVAEGEFTVRVGERADE; from the coding sequence ATGGCTCTCAACACGTCCGCGGAAGCACCGCTGCCCGTCGGCGAGGTGTCGCGGCTCATCGGCGGATGGATCGACCGGCTCGGCGCGGTCTGGGTCGAGGGACAGATCACCCAGTTGTCCCGGCGGCCGGGCGCCGGGGTCGTCTTCCTCACGTTGCGCGATCCCTCGCAGGACATCTCGGTGGGTGTGACGTGTTTCCGGCAGGTCTTCGACCGGATCGCGGATGTGGTGTCGGAGGGGGCGCGGGTCGTCGTCCTGGCGAAGCCCGAGTGGTACGGGCCGCGTGGGCAGTTGTCCCTGCGGGCGACGGAGATACGGCCGGTCGGGATCGGTGAACTGCTCGTCCGGCTGGAGCAGCTGAAGAAGTCCCTGACCGGGGAGGGGCTGTTCGCGCCGGAGCGCAGGAAACCGCTGCCGTTCCTCCCGCAGTTGATCGGTCTGGTCTGCGGCCGGGCGTCGGCGGCCGAGCGTGACGTGCTGGAGAACGCGCGACGGCGGTGGCCCGCGGTCCGCTTCGAGGTGCGCAACACGGCGGTGCAGGGCGTCCACGCCGTCGACCAGGTGGTATCGGCGGTCAGGGAACTGGACGGGCTGCCCGAGGTCGACGTGATCATCGTGGCGCGCGGCGGGGGCAGTGTGGAGGACCTGCTGCCGTTCTCGGACGAGGAGCTGATCCGTACGGTGGCGGCGTGCCGCACCCCGGTCGTGTCCGCGATCGGGCACGAACCGGACACTCCCCTGCTCGACCTGGTGGCGGATCTGCGGGCGTCGACCCCCACGGACGCGGCGAAGAAGGTCGTCCCCGACGTGGGTGAGGAGCTGGCTCGGGTCCAGCAACTGCGCGACCGAGCGCTCCGGGCGGTACGAGGGCTGCTCGACCGGGAGGAGCGCGGCCTGGCGCACGCGCTGGGGCGGCCGTCGATGGAGCGTCCGCACCGGCTGGTGGACGAGCGCGCCTCCGAGGTCGACGCGCTGATCGGGCGGAGCCGACGGGTGCTGGGTCATCTGCTGGACCGCGCCGACTCCGAACTGGCGCACACCCGGGCCCGCGTGGTCGCGCTGTCGCCCGCCGCGACGCTGGAGCGGGGGTACGCGGTGCTCCAGCGGGCGGACGGGCATGTGGTGCGCTCCCCCGGGGACGCCGGGGCGGCGGGCGACGCGCTGCGGGCGAGGGTCGCGGAGGGCGAGTTCACGGTACGGGTGGGTGAGCGGGCGGACGAGTGA
- a CDS encoding APC family permease, whose translation MSDSSGRRRTGAGGGSVGGGGPAGGPPGDGPVGGGPTGGGPAAGGPAGGGSTDSGGLRRTLGFRDLVVYGLLFIAPMAPVGVFGTLDAKSGGAVALVYVVATVVMAFTAFSYAQMVRVAPLAGSVFAYARRGLGEGPGFIAGWMAMLDYLLIPAVAYLFSGIAMHALVPSVSQWVWTALAVVVTTLLNLSGVRAAALVGFAVLTMEIVVLLVFAVSAVVVLVRDGAQRGWLSPLTGDSGFSTTAVLGAVSVAVLSYLGFDAIASFAEEVTGGSAKVARAVLFCLVLAGTLFVAQSYLAALLEPVSSAELAAEPAKQGSAFYDAVDSSVGGWLHDLVAVSKAIGAAFAALAGQAAAGRLLFAMARERRLPAVLSRVDQRSGVPRSAILLAAVVTMVAAVWAARRDDGLDHLVSVVDIGALTAFVLLHASVVGWFAVRRMEGPPSWWRHVLVPVLGAAALIAVIVEATASSQVVGACWLAIGLVVLAVQWRRRGKDAGARGRESAGA comes from the coding sequence ATGTCAGACAGCAGCGGCAGGCGGCGGACAGGGGCGGGCGGCGGGTCCGTCGGGGGAGGCGGCCCCGCGGGTGGGCCCCCGGGGGACGGCCCCGTGGGAGGCGGTCCCACAGGCGGTGGCCCGGCGGCGGGTGGCCCGGCCGGGGGTGGCTCCACCGACAGCGGCGGGCTCAGGCGGACGCTGGGCTTCCGCGATCTGGTGGTGTACGGGCTCCTGTTCATCGCCCCCATGGCACCCGTCGGCGTGTTCGGCACGCTCGACGCGAAATCGGGGGGCGCGGTCGCGCTCGTCTACGTCGTGGCGACCGTCGTGATGGCGTTCACCGCGTTCAGCTACGCGCAGATGGTGCGGGTCGCGCCGCTGGCCGGTTCGGTGTTCGCGTACGCCCGCAGGGGGCTCGGCGAGGGTCCCGGGTTCATCGCCGGCTGGATGGCGATGCTCGACTATCTGCTGATCCCGGCCGTCGCCTACCTCTTCTCCGGCATCGCGATGCACGCGCTGGTGCCGTCCGTGTCGCAGTGGGTGTGGACGGCACTGGCGGTGGTCGTGACGACGCTCCTCAATCTCTCCGGCGTACGGGCGGCGGCCCTGGTCGGGTTCGCGGTGCTCACCATGGAGATCGTGGTGCTCCTGGTCTTCGCGGTGTCCGCGGTGGTGGTCCTGGTGCGGGACGGGGCTCAGCGCGGCTGGCTGTCGCCGCTCACCGGGGACTCCGGGTTCTCGACGACGGCGGTGCTGGGCGCGGTGTCGGTGGCCGTGCTGTCGTATCTGGGCTTCGACGCCATCGCCTCGTTCGCGGAGGAGGTGACGGGCGGTTCGGCGAAGGTGGCGCGTGCGGTGCTGTTCTGTCTGGTGCTCGCGGGCACGCTGTTCGTGGCGCAGTCGTACCTGGCGGCGCTGCTGGAGCCGGTGTCGTCGGCGGAGCTGGCCGCCGAGCCGGCCAAGCAGGGCTCCGCGTTCTACGACGCGGTGGATTCGTCGGTCGGTGGCTGGCTGCACGATCTGGTGGCGGTCAGCAAGGCGATCGGGGCGGCGTTCGCGGCACTGGCCGGGCAGGCGGCCGCAGGCCGGCTGCTGTTCGCGATGGCGCGGGAACGGAGGCTTCCGGCGGTGCTCTCGCGGGTCGATCAGCGCTCCGGTGTGCCGCGGTCGGCCATCCTGCTCGCGGCGGTCGTGACGATGGTGGCGGCGGTGTGGGCGGCCCGGCGCGACGACGGGCTGGACCATCTGGTGTCGGTCGTGGACATCGGCGCGCTGACGGCGTTCGTGCTGCTGCACGCGTCGGTGGTGGGCTGGTTCGCGGTACGCCGGATGGAGGGGCCGCCGAGCTGGTGGCGGCATGTGCTGGTGCCGGTGCTGGGCGCGGCCGCGCTGATCGCGGTGATCGTGGAGGCGACGGCCAGTTCGCAGGTGGTGGGGGCGTGCTGGCTGGCGATCGGGCTCGTGGTCCTGGCGGTGCAGTGGCGGCGACGGGGGAAGGACGCCGGGGCGCGGGGGCGTGAGAGCGCCGGAGCGTGA
- a CDS encoding 4-hydroxy-3-methylbut-2-enyl diphosphate reductase, which produces MVPMTATPARRVLLAAPRGYCAGVDRAVIAVEKALEQYGSPIYVRHEIVHNKYVVRTLEKKGAIFVDETAEVPEGSIVMFSAHGVAPTVHQEAAERKLATIDATCPLVTKVHKEAVRFADEDFDILLIGHEGHEEVIGTSGEAPDHITLVDGPADVANVKVRDESKVVWLSQTTLSVDETMETVDALKTKFPQLISPPSDDICYATQNRQIAVKQMGADADLVIVVGSKNSSNSVRLVEVALGAGARDAHLVDAAEEIEEAWLEGVSTVGLTSGASVPEVLVDGVLAWLSERGFEDVEIVKAAEESITFSLPKELRRDLRAEAAALSRTAPRK; this is translated from the coding sequence ATGGTGCCCATGACTGCTACCCCTGCCCGACGCGTCCTGCTCGCCGCTCCTCGTGGCTACTGCGCGGGCGTGGACCGTGCCGTGATCGCCGTGGAGAAGGCCCTGGAGCAGTACGGCTCCCCTATCTATGTCCGCCACGAGATCGTCCACAACAAGTACGTCGTGCGGACCCTGGAGAAGAAGGGCGCGATCTTCGTCGACGAGACGGCGGAGGTCCCCGAGGGTTCGATCGTGATGTTCTCCGCGCACGGTGTCGCGCCGACCGTGCACCAGGAGGCGGCCGAACGGAAGCTCGCCACCATCGACGCGACCTGCCCGCTCGTCACCAAGGTCCACAAGGAAGCCGTCCGGTTCGCCGACGAGGACTTCGACATCCTGCTCATCGGCCACGAAGGCCACGAGGAGGTCATCGGCACGTCCGGTGAGGCCCCCGACCACATCACGCTCGTCGACGGCCCGGCGGACGTCGCCAACGTCAAGGTGCGCGACGAGTCCAAGGTCGTCTGGCTCTCCCAGACCACGCTCTCCGTCGACGAGACGATGGAGACGGTCGACGCCCTGAAGACGAAGTTCCCGCAGCTGATCTCGCCGCCCAGCGACGACATCTGCTACGCCACGCAGAACCGTCAGATCGCGGTGAAGCAGATGGGCGCGGACGCGGACCTGGTCATCGTCGTCGGTTCCAAGAACTCCTCGAACTCGGTACGCCTGGTCGAGGTGGCCCTGGGCGCGGGCGCGCGCGACGCGCACCTGGTCGACGCCGCCGAGGAGATCGAGGAGGCATGGCTGGAGGGCGTCTCCACGGTCGGTCTCACCTCCGGCGCCTCCGTCCCCGAGGTGCTGGTCGACGGAGTCCTGGCCTGGCTGTCCGAGCGGGGTTTCGAGGACGTCGAGATCGTGAAGGCGGCCGAGGAGTCCATCACCTTCTCGCTGCCGAAGGAGCTCCGCCGGGACCTGCGGGCCGAAGCGGCGGCGCTGTCACGGACGGCGCCGCGGAAGTAA
- a CDS encoding ROK family protein has product MEIFGVDIGGTGIKGAPVDLIRGDLAGERHKVATPHPATPEGVADSVAEVVGHFGWTGPVGITFPGVVTDGVTRTAANVDKGWIDTDARALLGDRLGLPVTVLNDADAAGVAEMTFGAGRGRTGTVIMLTFGTGIGSALFIDGRLVPNTELGHLELHGRDAETHASTKAREDEDLSWQHWSRRVQKYLAHVEMLFSPELFIIGGGISRKSEKFLPLIEHVRAELVPAELENNAGIVGAAMTAGESIGK; this is encoded by the coding sequence ATGGAGATCTTCGGCGTGGACATAGGCGGAACAGGGATCAAGGGCGCTCCCGTTGACCTCATCCGCGGAGACCTGGCGGGCGAGCGCCACAAAGTGGCGACACCGCACCCGGCCACGCCCGAGGGCGTGGCCGACAGCGTTGCCGAGGTGGTGGGCCACTTCGGCTGGACGGGCCCGGTCGGCATCACCTTCCCGGGCGTGGTCACCGACGGCGTCACCCGCACCGCGGCCAATGTCGACAAGGGCTGGATAGACACGGACGCCCGCGCACTGCTGGGTGACCGGCTGGGCCTGCCGGTCACCGTGCTGAACGACGCCGACGCGGCCGGAGTCGCCGAGATGACCTTCGGCGCGGGACGCGGTCGCACGGGCACGGTGATCATGCTGACCTTCGGTACGGGGATCGGCAGCGCGCTCTTCATCGACGGCCGGCTCGTCCCCAACACCGAGCTGGGCCATCTGGAGCTGCACGGCCGGGACGCCGAGACCCACGCGTCCACCAAGGCCAGGGAGGACGAGGACCTGAGCTGGCAGCACTGGTCGCGCCGGGTCCAGAAATACCTCGCGCACGTGGAGATGCTCTTCTCGCCGGAACTGTTCATCATCGGCGGCGGGATCAGCCGGAAGTCGGAGAAGTTCCTGCCGCTGATCGAACACGTCAGGGCCGAGCTGGTGCCCGCGGAGCTGGAGAACAACGCGGGCATCGTGGGAGCGGCGATGACGGCCGGGGAGAGCATCGGGAAGTAG
- a CDS encoding DUF6542 domain-containing protein yields MEQHRTRPPQRRRPRQAPLPPPPGALGEAATVYRAAGASGAPARSAGPVVPVWRRLPNPRLTGIGAGLFAAVSMFVFACLDQLLFDGAPAVYGVLFLPVAALTALWVRPADLVTAPIIVPIAFAIGVIPVAGGSGGFGGQTMAIVTALAVHAGWLYGGTLVAGLIATVRRVRLTRLRRRQSVQAAQAAQAQAQSQAHAQSARSGRPVRRVTR; encoded by the coding sequence GTGGAGCAGCACAGGACACGTCCCCCGCAGCGCAGGCGGCCTCGGCAGGCCCCGCTGCCCCCGCCGCCGGGTGCCCTCGGAGAGGCGGCGACCGTCTACCGGGCAGCGGGGGCGTCCGGTGCGCCCGCGCGCAGCGCGGGGCCGGTCGTGCCGGTGTGGCGCCGGCTGCCGAATCCCCGGCTGACCGGTATCGGTGCCGGGCTCTTCGCCGCGGTGTCCATGTTCGTGTTCGCCTGTCTCGACCAGTTGCTGTTCGACGGTGCCCCGGCGGTGTACGGAGTGCTGTTCCTGCCGGTCGCCGCGTTGACGGCGCTGTGGGTGCGGCCGGCCGATCTGGTCACCGCCCCGATCATCGTGCCGATCGCCTTCGCCATCGGCGTCATCCCGGTGGCCGGCGGCAGCGGTGGTTTCGGCGGGCAGACCATGGCGATCGTCACGGCGCTCGCCGTCCACGCGGGGTGGCTGTACGGGGGCACACTCGTCGCCGGGCTCATCGCCACCGTACGCAGGGTACGGCTGACGCGGCTCCGGCGGCGCCAGTCGGTCCAGGCGGCTCAGGCCGCACAGGCACAGGCCCAGTCGCAGGCGCACGCCCAGTCGGCGCGGAGTGGCCGGCCCGTGCGGCGCGTCACGCGCTGA
- the ychF gene encoding redox-regulated ATPase YchF yields MSLSIGIVGLPNVGKSTLFNALTKNDVLAANYPFATIEPNVGVVGVPDPRLNKLAEIFGSQKVLPATVDFVDIAGIVRGASEGEGLGNKFLANIRESDAICQVIRAFKDENVVHVDGKVSPKDDIETINTELILADLQSVEKAVPRLTKESRLQKEKAAVLAAVEEAQKILETGQTLFSAGITAGTEKGRLLHELHLLTVKPFLYVFNVDEDELVDEEFKNEQRALVAPAEAIFLNAKIESELIELDDDEALELLQSMGQEEPGLATLGRVGFATLGLQTYLTAGPKETRAWTIKKGATAPEAAGVIHTDFQKGFIKAEIISFDDLVETGSVAESRAKGKARMEGKDYVMQDGDVVEFRFNV; encoded by the coding sequence GTGTCGCTCTCGATCGGAATCGTCGGTCTGCCGAATGTCGGCAAGTCGACCCTGTTCAACGCCCTGACCAAGAACGACGTGCTGGCGGCCAACTACCCGTTCGCCACCATCGAGCCGAACGTCGGCGTCGTGGGCGTCCCCGACCCGCGTCTGAACAAGCTCGCGGAGATCTTCGGCTCCCAGAAGGTGCTCCCCGCCACCGTCGACTTCGTCGACATCGCGGGCATCGTGCGCGGCGCGAGCGAGGGTGAGGGGCTGGGCAACAAGTTCCTGGCGAACATTCGCGAATCCGACGCGATCTGCCAGGTCATCCGTGCCTTCAAGGACGAGAACGTCGTGCACGTGGACGGCAAGGTCTCGCCCAAGGACGACATCGAGACGATCAACACCGAGCTGATCCTCGCCGACCTCCAGTCCGTCGAGAAGGCCGTCCCGCGCCTCACGAAGGAGTCCCGCCTCCAGAAGGAGAAGGCCGCCGTGCTGGCCGCCGTCGAGGAGGCCCAGAAGATCCTCGAAACGGGCCAGACCCTCTTCTCGGCGGGCATCACGGCGGGCACGGAGAAGGGCCGGCTCCTGCACGAGCTGCACCTGCTGACCGTCAAGCCCTTCCTGTACGTCTTCAACGTCGACGAGGACGAACTGGTCGACGAGGAGTTCAAGAACGAACAGCGGGCCCTGGTCGCCCCCGCCGAGGCGATCTTCCTGAACGCCAAGATCGAGTCCGAGCTGATCGAACTCGACGACGACGAGGCCCTGGAACTCCTCCAGTCCATGGGCCAGGAAGAGCCGGGCCTCGCCACCCTCGGCCGCGTCGGCTTCGCCACCCTGGGCCTCCAGACCTACCTGACGGCAGGCCCCAAGGAGACCCGCGCCTGGACCATCAAGAAGGGCGCCACGGCCCCGGAGGCGGCCGGTGTGATCCACACCGACTTCCAGAAGGGCTTCATCAAGGCGGAGATCATCTCCTTCGACGACCTGGTCGAGACGGGCTCGGTCGCCGAATCCCGCGCCAAGGGCAAGGCGCGGATGGAGGGCAAGGACTATGTGATGCAGGACGGGGACGTGGTGGAGTTCCGCTTCAACGTGTAG
- a CDS encoding transposase family protein produces the protein MSAPLPDAVALSGFLGLIPDPRGPRGLRHLLSALVAAAAASVSAGARSLSAMTESIADAPAWACRALGFPVDPLTKTVSVPHLQALRRPLVLLGWRCVRSERCVRSVVIRYSLDRGACGAGSGSGGQRPGGGAGWAGGDSAGVAATDEDHRLT, from the coding sequence ATGTCGGCGCCGCTGCCGGACGCGGTCGCGCTGTCCGGGTTTCTGGGCCTGATACCTGATCCGCGCGGACCGCGCGGGCTCCGTCATCTGTTGTCCGCACTGGTGGCCGCCGCGGCGGCCAGTGTGTCGGCAGGCGCCCGCTCGCTGAGCGCGATGACCGAGTCGATCGCGGATGCTCCGGCGTGGGCCTGCCGGGCGCTCGGCTTCCCCGTCGATCCGCTGACCAAAACCGTGTCCGTGCCGCACCTCCAGGCCCTGCGCCGGCCGCTGGTCCTGCTCGGCTGGCGTTGCGTCAGGTCGGAACGTTGTGTCAGATCGGTGGTGATTCGTTACTCACTCGATCGGGGCGCGTGCGGCGCTGGTAGTGGCAGTGGCGGGCAACGGCCTGGTGGCGGCGCCGGCTGGGCCGGCGGAGACAGTGCCGGGGTGGCGGCAACTGACGAAGATCATAGACTAACCTAG
- a CDS encoding DUF234 domain-containing protein translates to MVDFVGRRQELATLERELHKVAAGVGGERPGRCVMLRGRRRVGKSRLVERFAEHSGAPFLFYAATGASPREDLARLARDAQASTLPLAGLVAAARPESWDAAFDVLAAALPADRASVLVIDEVPYLMDSGGAFEGMLQRAWDRALEIKPVLLVLIGSDLSMMEALNSYGRPFHQRGREMVLGPLNPAEVGRMLGLEPPEAFDAALVTGGLPLICAEWSRGEGLWDFLGEALSDPVSALLVSAERSLAAEFPPQAQARTVLAAIGSGERTFTNIARAAGGIGATPLQRALELLTDKRIVAAELPVSLRPSKDRRYRVTDPYLRFWLHLLGPSMEEIERGRGDLALARIRENWTSWRGRAVEPLVREALARILPDDRLPAAPAVGGYWTRTNDVEIDIVGADRAPIAKELLFVGSIKWLEQSPFDRHDLAALHRHRAALTDEPVPVVAVSRSGIDSPGLDATYGPGDLLTAWPL, encoded by the coding sequence GTGGTGGATTTCGTAGGCCGTCGCCAGGAGCTGGCGACGTTGGAGCGGGAACTGCACAAGGTGGCGGCAGGGGTCGGCGGGGAGCGGCCCGGTCGGTGTGTGATGCTGCGTGGGCGGCGCCGGGTGGGCAAGTCGCGACTGGTTGAGCGGTTTGCGGAGCATTCCGGAGCCCCGTTCTTGTTCTACGCGGCGACCGGTGCGTCCCCCAGGGAGGATCTGGCACGGCTGGCCCGTGATGCCCAAGCGTCGACGCTGCCGTTGGCGGGGCTGGTGGCCGCCGCGCGGCCGGAGAGCTGGGACGCCGCGTTCGATGTGCTGGCTGCGGCGCTGCCTGCCGACCGGGCGAGCGTGCTGGTCATCGACGAGGTGCCGTACCTGATGGACTCCGGTGGCGCCTTTGAGGGGATGCTGCAAAGGGCCTGGGACCGGGCGTTGGAGATCAAGCCGGTGCTGCTGGTCCTCATTGGCTCCGATCTGTCGATGATGGAGGCTCTGAACAGTTATGGACGCCCCTTCCATCAGCGCGGCCGGGAGATGGTGCTGGGGCCGCTGAACCCCGCTGAGGTGGGGAGGATGCTTGGGCTGGAACCGCCGGAAGCCTTCGACGCCGCGCTGGTCACCGGCGGGCTGCCGCTGATCTGCGCGGAGTGGTCGAGAGGGGAGGGGCTTTGGGACTTCCTCGGTGAGGCGCTGAGTGATCCGGTCTCGGCCCTGCTGGTGTCGGCCGAGCGCTCGCTGGCTGCCGAATTCCCCCCGCAGGCCCAGGCGCGTACGGTGCTGGCGGCCATCGGGAGTGGTGAGCGGACCTTCACCAACATCGCCCGGGCAGCCGGCGGAATCGGAGCCACGCCGCTGCAACGAGCACTGGAGCTGCTCACGGACAAGCGGATCGTCGCCGCAGAGCTGCCCGTATCGCTGCGTCCGTCGAAGGATCGCCGCTACCGGGTGACAGATCCCTACCTGCGGTTTTGGCTGCACCTGCTTGGCCCCTCCATGGAGGAGATCGAACGGGGGCGGGGTGATCTGGCCTTGGCGCGCATCCGGGAGAACTGGACGAGCTGGCGAGGCCGAGCCGTCGAGCCCCTTGTCCGCGAGGCCCTGGCGCGGATACTGCCCGACGACCGGCTCCCCGCAGCGCCCGCGGTGGGCGGTTACTGGACCCGCACCAACGACGTCGAAATCGACATCGTCGGGGCGGACCGCGCCCCCATCGCCAAGGAGCTTCTCTTCGTGGGCTCCATCAAGTGGCTGGAGCAGTCACCCTTCGACCGGCACGACCTGGCCGCTCTCCATCGGCACCGGGCCGCCCTCACCGACGAACCCGTTCCCGTCGTGGCGGTCTCGCGCAGCGGCATCGACTCTCCGGGCCTTGATGCCACCTACGGCCCCGGGGACTTGCTTACCGCTTGGCCGCTGTGA